The Serpentinimonas maccroryi genome has a segment encoding these proteins:
- a CDS encoding phage BR0599 family protein: MSNQALMEVELYTFASSSANFYLTPHEFDVDLDGNLYKSLALERNELALGAEAAKSALELKLPPDGDLVRHLLAASLTGEITSITLRIGRRDTWGDFWWISGTRWMGRVLGVEVADDVARIRCESAQVSLKRIGLRRLYSRNCSHVLYSAACGAPPIFSSAFVSNTSGRNVDLDGGVPAGLSGGLAGGWLQTPQGLRHMILADYGSGVELLYPVAIEAGTQVVLTVGCDHSTATCSGRFGNLDNFGGFPFIPIKNPFSTGVF, encoded by the coding sequence ATGAGCAATCAAGCACTGATGGAAGTCGAGTTGTACACGTTTGCCAGCAGCAGTGCGAATTTCTATCTGACGCCGCACGAATTCGACGTTGATCTGGATGGCAACCTCTACAAGAGCTTGGCCCTCGAGCGCAACGAACTGGCACTGGGTGCCGAAGCGGCCAAGTCGGCGCTGGAGCTCAAACTGCCGCCCGACGGCGATCTGGTGCGCCACCTGCTCGCCGCCTCACTGACCGGGGAAATCACCTCGATCACATTGCGCATCGGACGGCGCGACACCTGGGGCGACTTCTGGTGGATCTCAGGCACGCGCTGGATGGGCCGGGTGCTGGGCGTCGAGGTCGCGGATGACGTGGCGCGCATTCGTTGCGAGTCTGCGCAGGTCAGTCTCAAACGCATCGGGCTGCGGCGGCTCTACAGCCGCAATTGTTCCCATGTGCTGTATTCGGCTGCCTGCGGTGCGCCACCGATTTTCTCCAGCGCCTTCGTGAGCAACACATCTGGGCGCAACGTCGATCTCGACGGCGGCGTTCCAGCGGGCTTGAGTGGCGGTCTGGCTGGTGGCTGGCTGCAAACGCCGCAAGGGCTGCGCCACATGATCCTGGCCGACTACGGCAGCGGTGTGGAGCTGCTGTATCCGGTGGCCATTGAAGCCGGCACGCAAGTGGTGCTGACGGTCGGCTGCGACCACAGCACGGCAACCTGCAGCGGACGTTTCGGCAACCTCGACAACTTCGGCGGTTTTCCATTCATCCCGATCAAAAACCCGTTTTCGACGGGCGTGTTCTGA
- a CDS encoding DUF6127 family protein: MNAPTVTDGMVTMPKDEFEELLERVAERGARRALADVGLDGEDAANDIRELRGLLDAFNTAKHTAWQTVIKMITTGFLLALVAGAIIKFKVFGGGQ; this comes from the coding sequence ATGAATGCACCCACTGTGACGGATGGCATGGTCACCATGCCCAAGGATGAATTCGAAGAGCTGCTGGAACGTGTTGCCGAGCGCGGCGCCAGGCGTGCACTGGCCGATGTTGGCTTGGACGGCGAGGACGCTGCCAACGACATCCGTGAGCTGCGCGGCCTGTTGGACGCCTTCAACACCGCCAAGCACACCGCCTGGCAGACCGTTATCAAGATGATCACGACCGGCTTCCTGCTCGCCCTGGTCGCGGGTGCCATCATCAAATTCAAGGTGTTCGGGGGTGGCCAATGA
- a CDS encoding McrB family protein: MSLVERQQQFLDAAQKHFGTTKAVRPRELFGVSNSAKIVEGGIQLGVVNLDNVKEDADAFIFGCVMRFPPEDEVYFAVLVRKDKASFLNRLAEMKKLGASTKAGGADPADLLTEGADEEAAEDPGATIKYSARNNVVPIYIARDGKLWLRNAKFWDSLAFDMTPFGPATEPDEIVVALYPPTASARRSLLAREFIGWLGSLVGREKIHELQVWKDAATLAPAMQRMPASIPVADIEAAVTSLGGYYPNGEVRRFHAALNFLTHKHFVILSGLSGTGKTQLALKYARAVHGLTSNTAPDPLIFECPVRPEWTDPTGLTGYFDVLTNRYVVPTFLEAVLVATAHGTSPVFVLLDEMNLARVEYYLSDVLSCMETEGALQLHSNGVPLEGTTGASIRAELPLPANLFIIGTINVDETTNPVSDKVLDRASVIDMSAVDVPGFLASLESRFPNLKAARAASEAKLTEINGLMQQHNLGFGYRLIEEFVRYHAFDAQHLKNPPDEVTDQLLVQKVLVKLRGAERQRPLLTSLDKACAGLPRAQGYVRKLLGDLDDFGSFQAMR; this comes from the coding sequence ATGAGCCTCGTCGAACGGCAGCAGCAGTTTCTTGACGCTGCACAGAAGCATTTCGGGACCACGAAGGCCGTTCGTCCGCGCGAACTGTTCGGGGTCTCGAACAGCGCCAAGATCGTCGAAGGCGGGATTCAGCTCGGTGTCGTCAATCTCGACAACGTCAAGGAAGACGCCGATGCATTCATCTTCGGGTGTGTTATGCGATTCCCGCCCGAAGACGAAGTGTACTTCGCCGTTCTGGTGCGCAAGGACAAGGCCAGCTTCCTGAACCGCCTCGCCGAGATGAAGAAGCTCGGTGCCTCCACCAAAGCCGGTGGCGCTGATCCCGCCGATCTGCTGACCGAGGGTGCCGACGAGGAAGCAGCGGAAGACCCTGGCGCGACGATCAAGTACAGCGCGCGCAACAACGTGGTGCCGATCTATATCGCCCGCGACGGTAAGTTGTGGCTGCGCAACGCGAAGTTCTGGGACAGCCTCGCCTTCGACATGACGCCCTTCGGTCCGGCGACTGAACCAGATGAGATCGTTGTCGCGCTCTATCCACCAACCGCTTCCGCACGTCGCAGTTTGCTGGCCCGTGAGTTCATCGGATGGCTGGGCAGTCTGGTCGGTCGCGAGAAGATTCACGAGCTACAGGTCTGGAAGGATGCCGCGACACTCGCGCCTGCGATGCAGCGGATGCCGGCTTCCATCCCGGTGGCCGACATCGAAGCTGCGGTCACCTCTCTGGGCGGCTACTACCCAAACGGTGAGGTGCGACGATTCCATGCCGCGCTGAATTTCCTCACGCACAAGCACTTTGTGATCCTGTCGGGCCTGTCCGGTACCGGCAAGACGCAGCTGGCGCTGAAATACGCGCGCGCGGTCCATGGCCTGACCTCGAACACTGCGCCCGACCCGCTGATCTTCGAGTGCCCGGTGCGGCCGGAATGGACCGATCCCACGGGCTTGACCGGCTATTTCGACGTGCTGACCAACCGCTACGTCGTGCCGACCTTCCTGGAGGCTGTCCTGGTCGCTACGGCCCACGGCACATCGCCGGTCTTCGTCCTCCTCGACGAAATGAACCTGGCCCGCGTCGAATACTACCTGTCCGACGTGCTCTCCTGCATGGAGACGGAAGGTGCCCTGCAGTTGCATTCGAACGGTGTCCCGCTGGAAGGGACGACCGGCGCCAGCATCCGCGCCGAACTGCCGCTGCCCGCGAACCTGTTCATCATTGGAACCATAAACGTCGATGAGACGACGAACCCTGTCAGCGACAAGGTGCTCGACCGCGCATCCGTGATCGATATGTCGGCCGTGGATGTGCCGGGCTTCCTCGCATCGCTGGAAAGCCGCTTCCCGAACCTCAAGGCGGCGCGTGCCGCCAGTGAGGCGAAGCTCACCGAGATCAACGGCCTGATGCAGCAGCACAACCTGGGCTTCGGCTACCGGCTGATCGAAGAGTTCGTGCGCTATCACGCCTTCGACGCGCAGCATCTGAAGAATCCGCCCGACGAAGTGACCGACCAGTTGCTGGTGCAGAAGGTGCTGGTGAAGCTGCGCGGCGCTGAACGGCAGCGCCCGCTGCTGACCAGCCTGGACAAAGCGTGCGCGGGCCTGCCGAGGGCGCAGGGCTATGTCCGTAAGCTGCTCGGCGATCTGGACGATTTCGGCTCCTTCCAGGCGATGCGGTGA
- a CDS encoding DNA cytosine methyltransferase — MTSTFANRAIRQKIARLQGGGKPRVLDLFSGCGGISLGFSAAGFAVSAAVEFDPEAAASHGRNFHAGDSAHAQARDITKTSPDDLVCELRLGKTADAFDVLVGGPPCQAFARVGRPKLREVDNHVEAFKHDPRAQLYIDYLRYVEAFAPLAVLVENVPDVLNHGGQNIAEEIAEVLESKGYVCRYTLLNAAFYGVPQMRERMILIAYRREIADSITFPEPSHFIDLPPGYEGTRSVALKFLDGEISDDAHHYVQAPRASRSLPPAVTAEDALGDLPAIDARKLLKSGELRRGARRFDVPMPYGKEPHTPYAKQMRTWPGFEAPAALTDHVIRYLPRDYPLFARMNPGDQYPQAYKHAMEMFEQHLAELAKQGVKVKPGSKKYEDIKATIVPPYDVGKFPNKWRKMWRDQPARTLMAHLGKDSYSHIHYDSRQARTISVREAARLHSFPDGFVFCGTMNPAFRQIGNAVPPLLAKAVATHMMKTLKQTNRETADEPRRTAAAVS; from the coding sequence GTGACTAGCACCTTTGCCAATCGCGCGATCCGCCAGAAGATTGCCCGCCTGCAAGGCGGCGGCAAGCCCCGGGTGCTTGATCTCTTCTCCGGCTGCGGAGGTATTTCGCTCGGATTCTCCGCAGCGGGCTTCGCCGTGTCTGCCGCCGTGGAATTCGACCCCGAAGCCGCAGCCTCCCACGGCCGCAACTTCCACGCGGGTGACTCTGCGCACGCCCAGGCCCGAGACATCACGAAGACCAGTCCCGACGATCTGGTCTGCGAACTGAGGCTCGGCAAGACCGCCGATGCCTTCGACGTGCTGGTCGGCGGCCCGCCCTGCCAAGCCTTTGCCCGTGTCGGCCGACCCAAGCTGCGCGAAGTGGACAACCATGTCGAGGCCTTCAAACATGACCCGCGCGCCCAGCTCTATATCGACTATCTGCGCTATGTCGAGGCCTTTGCCCCGCTCGCCGTACTGGTCGAGAATGTCCCCGATGTTCTGAATCACGGCGGCCAGAACATTGCGGAGGAAATCGCCGAGGTTCTGGAGAGCAAGGGCTATGTCTGTCGCTACACGCTGCTGAACGCCGCCTTCTACGGGGTGCCACAGATGCGCGAACGGATGATCCTCATCGCCTACCGACGAGAGATCGCCGACAGCATCACGTTCCCCGAACCGTCGCATTTCATCGATCTGCCGCCTGGCTACGAAGGCACGCGCTCGGTGGCACTGAAGTTTCTCGACGGCGAGATCTCCGACGATGCGCATCACTATGTGCAGGCGCCACGGGCATCACGGTCACTTCCTCCTGCTGTCACGGCCGAGGATGCGCTCGGCGACCTGCCGGCAATAGATGCACGGAAACTGCTGAAGAGCGGTGAGCTGCGTCGCGGCGCCCGGCGCTTTGACGTACCCATGCCCTATGGGAAGGAACCGCATACGCCCTATGCCAAGCAAATGCGTACATGGCCTGGGTTCGAGGCCCCGGCGGCCCTGACCGATCATGTGATCCGCTATCTGCCGCGCGACTATCCGTTGTTCGCCCGCATGAACCCCGGCGATCAGTATCCCCAGGCCTACAAGCACGCAATGGAAATGTTCGAACAGCACCTCGCCGAGCTGGCCAAACAGGGCGTGAAGGTCAAACCCGGCTCAAAGAAGTACGAGGATATCAAGGCCACGATCGTGCCGCCCTACGACGTGGGTAAGTTCCCGAACAAGTGGCGGAAGATGTGGCGAGACCAGCCGGCGCGCACGCTCATGGCGCATCTCGGCAAGGACAGCTACAGCCATATCCATTACGACAGCCGTCAGGCGCGGACGATCTCGGTCCGCGAAGCCGCACGCCTCCACTCGTTTCCCGACGGTTTCGTTTTCTGCGGAACGATGAATCCGGCCTTCCGCCAGATCGGCAACGCCGTGCCGCCGCTGCTGGCGAAGGCTGTCGCGACGCACATGATGAAAACACTCAAACAGACAAACAGGGAGACGGCGGATGAGCCTCGTCGAACGGCAGCAGCAGTTTCTTGA
- a CDS encoding HNH endonuclease signature motif containing protein, producing MGRHKGRQPRPLSERFWKKVEKRSPDECWPWIGSIDTRGYGNIGADGDKPLRRAHRVAYELCVAPIPEVLVVCHVCDNRACVNPQHLFVATQRENVLDMVRKGRRQWPSGELHRWAKLSTADVVAIRDDTRAPRLIRAQYGIGQTTLYQIKRRETWRCLP from the coding sequence GTGGGCAGGCATAAAGGGCGTCAGCCGCGCCCGCTGTCCGAGCGGTTTTGGAAGAAGGTCGAGAAACGCAGCCCAGACGAATGCTGGCCCTGGATCGGTTCCATTGACACACGGGGCTACGGCAACATTGGAGCGGATGGCGATAAGCCGCTTCGGCGCGCCCACAGGGTGGCCTACGAGCTTTGCGTGGCACCGATTCCTGAAGTGCTGGTGGTCTGCCATGTTTGCGACAACAGGGCCTGTGTCAATCCGCAGCACCTGTTCGTCGCCACGCAGCGCGAGAACGTCCTGGACATGGTGCGTAAAGGTCGCCGCCAATGGCCGAGTGGTGAGCTTCACCGGTGGGCCAAATTGTCGACGGCAGATGTCGTCGCCATTCGTGACGACACGCGTGCGCCCCGCCTCATTCGCGCGCAATACGGCATCGGCCAAACCACGCTCTACCAGATCAAACGTCGTGAAACGTGGAGGTGCCTGCCATGA
- a CDS encoding DUF2357 domain-containing protein — MAALFIQAEVGGPAWQVWPMPDAVPVGTVREGASYLFELRDSDDALAADLLIDDVPAEALRSRQPRMARWRWQPGFHAGMVEAVLRVPGTGTRRFEITTDPDLRKLTRDDFDAMVREVLEDTFALFSLSAFRKGIARQPGNRAPPLARLEFLRSRADAIVGTVAAIARAPRHFLRAEEVTVPSHRASRATGPEIIKSFRSGVILTETVKPSRLPAALQGRLPAQIALRQRRNSVDIPEHRQIKACLRSWAAWLAGVADMLARTGAQDDPEIVTTAGSWAIRARHIARRLNDAAGAGFMAEVGDGPAQLRMSSLFRNDPVYQRFYRLWQDMNLGLAALFGDFLNMPLARTYELYELWCFLRLLRAAVEEYGPEGVDLSRLFLSDAAGGVTIAAGAVIVPIGGDRVLCFQRKYREYWVEPDGVGSFSRDMVPDVVFAGPLPGATERRVIVLDAKYRINDGLNDALNSIHTYRDALVQEAESGQTEGIVTAAYLLTPHVPSLKDDFKDTPVPGRLFHPQYREKFRFGAVTLRPGMSGDDLRTCLRTIVADAGAGA, encoded by the coding sequence ATGGCGGCACTCTTCATCCAGGCTGAAGTCGGCGGACCTGCATGGCAGGTCTGGCCGATGCCGGATGCGGTGCCGGTGGGGACGGTTCGGGAAGGCGCCTCCTACCTTTTTGAACTGCGCGACAGCGATGACGCGCTCGCCGCCGACCTGCTGATCGATGATGTTCCGGCCGAAGCGTTGCGCTCGCGTCAGCCGCGCATGGCGCGCTGGCGCTGGCAACCTGGATTTCATGCCGGCATGGTCGAGGCAGTGCTGCGGGTCCCGGGCACCGGGACGCGGCGCTTTGAGATCACGACCGATCCGGACCTGCGCAAGCTGACCCGCGACGATTTCGACGCCATGGTGCGCGAGGTGCTGGAAGACACCTTCGCGCTGTTCTCCCTCAGCGCCTTCCGCAAGGGCATCGCGCGCCAACCAGGCAACCGGGCCCCGCCGCTGGCCCGGCTTGAATTTCTTCGCTCCCGCGCCGACGCGATTGTGGGCACGGTTGCGGCCATTGCCCGCGCCCCGCGTCACTTCCTGCGCGCTGAAGAGGTCACAGTGCCGTCGCACCGCGCATCCCGAGCCACAGGCCCCGAGATCATCAAGTCGTTCCGGTCCGGAGTCATCCTTACCGAAACGGTCAAACCTTCGCGGCTGCCAGCGGCGCTGCAGGGTCGCCTGCCGGCGCAGATCGCGCTTCGGCAGCGCCGGAACAGCGTCGACATTCCAGAACACCGGCAGATCAAGGCCTGCCTCAGATCATGGGCGGCATGGCTGGCCGGCGTGGCCGACATGCTGGCCAGGACCGGCGCCCAAGATGATCCCGAGATCGTCACCACGGCCGGCAGCTGGGCCATCCGCGCCCGCCATATCGCGCGCCGCCTGAACGATGCCGCCGGGGCGGGTTTCATGGCGGAAGTCGGTGATGGGCCCGCACAGCTGCGAATGTCCTCGCTGTTCCGAAACGATCCGGTCTATCAGCGCTTCTATCGCCTGTGGCAGGACATGAATCTGGGCCTTGCGGCGCTGTTCGGCGACTTCCTGAATATGCCGCTAGCCCGGACCTATGAGCTGTACGAGCTGTGGTGCTTCCTGCGCCTGCTGCGCGCCGCCGTCGAGGAATACGGTCCCGAAGGCGTGGACCTGAGCAGGCTGTTCCTCAGCGATGCCGCAGGCGGCGTGACGATTGCCGCCGGCGCGGTCATCGTGCCGATCGGCGGTGACCGGGTCCTGTGCTTTCAGCGCAAATACCGCGAATACTGGGTCGAGCCTGACGGCGTGGGCAGCTTCAGCCGCGACATGGTGCCCGATGTCGTCTTCGCCGGGCCGTTGCCCGGTGCTACTGAGCGCCGCGTGATCGTGCTCGATGCCAAGTACCGCATCAATGACGGCCTGAACGATGCGCTGAATTCGATCCATACCTATCGCGACGCGCTCGTGCAGGAGGCCGAAAGCGGCCAGACCGAAGGCATCGTCACGGCGGCCTACCTGCTCACCCCGCATGTGCCGTCCCTGAAGGATGACTTCAAGGACACCCCGGTGCCAGGCCGGCTGTTCCATCCGCAGTACCGAGAGAAATTCCGCTTCGGCGCGGTGACGCTACGGCCGGGAATGAGCGGCGACGATCTGCGGACGTGTCTGCGCACCATCGTCGCGGACGCAGGGGCGGGGGCGTGA
- a CDS encoding DUF2793 domain-containing protein, which yields MSSTDPNLGLDYGWTLGESGWDAGMDANLKRLGALVGLSVKDRDLTTPPTSPANGDRYIVPAAATGAWAGRASQVAVHIAGAWEFHTPRVGWLCYIEDEDRLSAFKPTGWSAGLAI from the coding sequence ATGTCATCAACCGACCCGAACCTTGGACTCGATTACGGCTGGACGCTCGGCGAAAGCGGCTGGGACGCCGGCATGGATGCCAATCTCAAGCGCCTCGGCGCGCTGGTCGGCCTGTCCGTGAAAGACCGCGACCTGACCACGCCACCGACCAGCCCGGCCAATGGCGACCGCTACATCGTGCCTGCCGCAGCCACCGGCGCGTGGGCGGGCAGAGCCAGCCAGGTCGCCGTGCACATCGCTGGCGCATGGGAATTCCACACCCCAAGGGTGGGTTGGCTTTGCTACATCGAGGACGAGGACAGGCTGTCGGCATTCAAGCCCACCGGCTGGAGCGCTGGCCTCGCCATCTGA
- a CDS encoding phage tail protein: MGRRRSSQQTVGYRYRMGLHLALCQGPVDTVQEIQMGDRTAWGDASRAPLGSGHGLTSLSINKPTLFGGDEREGGVVGTIDVLSGHAGQGRNDYLMSRLGPAIPAFRGVLSLVARKILFAANNPYIKPWAVRVRRFTAGWHGQPWHEWNAEVIQGISVGMNPAHILVQCLTDPHWGMGYPQSTIGWSFWNAAHQLSNEGFGLNLIWTRQQPIESFIGQVIDHIGGILYTDPSLGTFELKLLRDDYWIDNLPQLGPDEIVRLDRFERAQWGELPNEITVVYTDWQTGGEATVAVENLAAIHLQGGVINQRRDYPGVNHGPLAARLALRDLRALGSPLARLSLTVARNTLQRPPLPGDVLRLNWPRLGISQMVVRVIGIDTGTLGGAEWHIDALEDVFGMGNTVLSPPPPPRVDESVIEPLPPALALAVEMPYWELARRLSRADLAFLTDTDTYLGALAAAGGAGQLNWQLATGASSGNLIAAVREDYAPLLRLDADLPASEVDAIGVPVTAISQPERLAVGDYAYLVDASGQIREVVLVLAFDAVGSTIGLARGVLDTTPQAHALGARLIGVGEWLASEEVERAPGESVFVGAIPYTSRGQSGATLASNAQPLVLIGRQALPYPPGRIRINGQTEPAVVAGDITVAWAHRDRIQQTAYFVQQNEGNIGPEPGTTYTVRIRNRNGALVRTQAALPGTSFVWDVPTAAAEAGALGDRITVKISAERGGLSSWQPQVRVMDRTGYGLRWGQYWGGV, encoded by the coding sequence ATGGGTCGCAGAAGAAGCAGTCAGCAAACCGTTGGCTACCGCTACCGCATGGGGCTGCATCTGGCCCTGTGCCAGGGGCCGGTCGATACCGTGCAGGAGATCCAGATGGGCGACCGCACCGCGTGGGGCGACGCCAGCCGCGCGCCGTTGGGCAGCGGGCATGGGCTGACCAGCCTCTCCATCAACAAGCCCACCCTGTTTGGCGGTGACGAGCGTGAAGGCGGCGTGGTGGGCACCATCGATGTGCTGTCAGGCCATGCTGGTCAGGGACGTAACGACTACCTGATGAGTCGCCTTGGGCCAGCCATTCCGGCGTTCCGAGGCGTGCTGTCCTTGGTGGCGCGCAAGATCCTGTTCGCGGCCAACAACCCCTACATCAAACCGTGGGCCGTGCGCGTGCGCCGCTTTACTGCGGGCTGGCATGGTCAGCCATGGCATGAGTGGAACGCCGAAGTTATCCAGGGAATCAGCGTCGGCATGAACCCGGCGCACATCCTGGTGCAATGCCTCACCGACCCGCATTGGGGCATGGGTTATCCGCAGAGCACCATCGGTTGGAGTTTCTGGAACGCGGCGCATCAATTGTCGAACGAAGGCTTCGGCCTCAATCTGATCTGGACGCGCCAGCAGCCCATCGAAAGCTTCATCGGCCAGGTGATCGACCACATCGGCGGCATCCTCTACACCGATCCTTCGCTGGGCACCTTCGAGCTCAAGCTCTTGCGCGACGATTACTGGATCGACAACCTGCCGCAGTTGGGGCCCGACGAGATCGTGCGTCTTGATCGCTTTGAGCGCGCCCAGTGGGGCGAGTTGCCCAACGAAATTACCGTCGTCTACACCGACTGGCAAACCGGCGGTGAAGCGACTGTCGCGGTCGAAAACCTGGCTGCCATCCATTTGCAGGGCGGCGTGATCAACCAGCGCCGCGACTATCCTGGCGTCAACCACGGACCGCTGGCCGCGCGACTTGCCCTGCGTGACCTGCGTGCCCTGGGCTCGCCCCTGGCCCGCCTCAGCCTGACCGTGGCACGCAACACGCTGCAGCGTCCACCGCTGCCCGGCGATGTGTTGCGGCTGAACTGGCCGCGCTTGGGTATCAGTCAGATGGTGGTGCGCGTCATCGGCATCGACACCGGCACCCTGGGCGGCGCCGAATGGCACATCGACGCGCTGGAGGATGTGTTCGGGATGGGCAACACCGTGTTGTCACCCCCGCCGCCACCGCGCGTCGATGAGTCGGTCATCGAGCCTTTGCCGCCCGCCTTGGCACTGGCCGTCGAGATGCCATATTGGGAACTGGCCCGGCGTTTGTCGCGTGCCGACCTGGCTTTTTTGACAGATACCGATACCTACCTTGGCGCGCTGGCAGCTGCCGGTGGTGCCGGGCAACTGAACTGGCAACTGGCCACCGGCGCGTCGAGTGGCAATCTCATCGCCGCCGTGCGTGAGGACTACGCGCCGCTGCTAAGGCTCGATGCGGATTTGCCTGCCAGCGAGGTCGATGCCATCGGCGTGCCGGTGACGGCCATCAGCCAACCCGAAAGACTGGCCGTGGGTGATTACGCCTATCTGGTCGATGCCAGCGGGCAGATTCGAGAAGTCGTCCTCGTGTTGGCCTTCGACGCTGTCGGCTCGACCATCGGCCTTGCACGCGGGGTGCTCGACACCACACCCCAAGCGCATGCCCTGGGCGCGCGGCTGATCGGTGTCGGCGAATGGCTGGCGTCAGAAGAAGTGGAGCGCGCCCCGGGCGAGTCGGTGTTCGTGGGAGCCATCCCATACACCTCGAGGGGTCAATCTGGCGCGACACTGGCCAGCAACGCCCAGCCGCTGGTGCTGATCGGTCGGCAGGCTTTGCCGTATCCACCCGGTCGCATCCGCATCAATGGACAGACCGAGCCTGCAGTGGTGGCCGGCGACATCACCGTTGCCTGGGCACACCGCGACCGCATCCAGCAGACCGCCTACTTCGTGCAGCAAAACGAGGGCAACATCGGGCCGGAACCTGGCACCACCTATACCGTGCGCATCCGCAACCGCAACGGCGCGCTGGTGCGCACGCAAGCCGCGCTGCCTGGCACCAGTTTCGTTTGGGATGTGCCCACCGCTGCCGCAGAGGCCGGTGCGCTGGGCGACCGCATCACGGTGAAGATCAGCGCCGAGCGCGGTGGCCTGAGCAGTTGGCAGCCGCAGGTGCGCGTCATGGATAGGACGGGTTACGGCCTGCGCTGGGGACAGTATTGGGGAGGGGTGTGA
- a CDS encoding CopG family transcriptional regulator produces MAVTSKQQAPVKEATRASVTFPGDLYAELERIAEEKKVSVAWVVRDAVEKYVEAQYPLFRRQP; encoded by the coding sequence ATGGCAGTCACCTCGAAACAGCAAGCACCCGTCAAGGAAGCCACACGTGCCTCTGTGACCTTTCCGGGCGATCTCTACGCCGAACTTGAGCGCATCGCTGAGGAAAAGAAGGTGTCCGTCGCCTGGGTCGTGCGGGACGCCGTCGAGAAGTACGTCGAGGCGCAGTACCCGCTGTTTCGGCGCCAGCCATAG